The genomic DNA AGCTGGCGGCGGCAAGATACATCCCCAACGAGATGACCAGCGTGATTCTCCCTTTGTCGACCTGCCGCCCGGAGAACATGCGCGAGACGGCCAGACCGATCGCCATAAAGGTGAAATATAATCCCGAATTGACGGAAATCCCGATCTCATCGGCATACATGGCCACATATGTGGTTGTCATGCCGTAGGGTATGGAGAGCAGCAGTAAGGAGATGCCAGCCCAAGTGCCTTTCACCAAAAAGAAACGGTCCAGCGAGATCGGTTCTTTCTTTATCGGCTGTTTCCGCGGTGTCTTTACCAAATAGGCCATGATGAAGCCGAGGAGGCAGGAAAGGAGAGAGCAGGCGAAAATCGTTTCGTAGGAGAAGCTGGTGTGCATGAACAGCCCTGTCATCGGTCCGAAACTCATGGCCGTATTGTTTGCCAGCCCGTAATAACCGATCCCCTCGCCACGGCGGGAGGAGGGCAGGATGTCGATCACGATCGTATTGCCCGACACCGTCACCATGCCGAAGGCGAAGCCGTGCAGGATACGGAGCACGATGAAGATGCTCAGCAGGCTGGCGATCATATATCCGGCGAAGATGACCATGAAGACGGAGTAGGCTAAAAGGTACAACGGCCGTCTGGCGAATGTGTCCAGCAGGTATCCGGAGAACGGACGAATACAGAGGGCAGCAATAGTATAGCACGAAAGGATAAAACCGATCATCGATTTATCCGCATCGAACTGG from Parabacteroides merdae ATCC 43184 includes the following:
- a CDS encoding MFS transporter, coding for MAKDKLISPSFCYILAANFLLFFAFYLILPILPFYLQDQFDADKSMIGFILSCYTIAALCIRPFSGYLLDTFARRPLYLLAYSVFMVIFAGYMIASLLSIFIVLRILHGFAFGMVTVSGNTIVIDILPSSRRGEGIGYYGLANNTAMSFGPMTGLFMHTSFSYETIFACSLLSCLLGFIMAYLVKTPRKQPIKKEPISLDRFFLVKGTWAGISLLLLSIPYGMTTTYVAMYADEIGISVNSGLYFTFMAIGLAVSRMFSGRQVDKGRITLVISLGMYLAAASFFGLAALERLMQWNSAFTSYLYIGIALSQGVAFGTMFPAFNTLFVNLAPNSQRGTATSTYLTSWDVGIGIGLMIGGSIAQAFGGFNYAYLFGACLTIFSTLFFLLKAGPHFNRNKLR